TGATGTCCTCAAACTCCTTGCGGGCTTCAGGTTCAACCTTTTGCTTTGCCCGCCAGTAGACATCAAAGGGAATCTGCCCCGACAGGAACAGGAGGGTGATGATCTCCAGTTTAACCAGCGCTGCCGTCGTAATTTGCGTTTGCTGTCGGTCTTTGCGCTTGCGTCCCATGCCGCTTCAAACCTCCCCAACTGTGTCGCGGATACCGGTGCTAATAGCCACCGCGCGGATTAACCCCCGACGGTGTGTCCTAAGAGATCACGATACTGTGACGGGGTGATACCAAATTTGGCTTTGAAATAGCGGGAGAAGTGGGACAAACTCTCAAACCCGCACTCGTCCGCGATTTGCTGGACGGTTTTGTCGGTCGTTTGCAGCAATTGAGCGGCTTTGCGTAACCGACGCTCCAGCAACCATTGCTGTGGCGACATTCCGACGACTTTTTGAAACAGGCGCCGAAGGTGTGTCGGGGAACACATCACGACCCTTGCCAAATCGCTGACCGTGACTTTCCCGTCGGTAGAGGCGAGCAGCTGAAAGGCAGGGCAGAGCCATTTGAGCACCTTCGCGTCGCGCGGTGCCGCATCGGGTTGGAACAGGTAAGGGTATTCGTGCGTGCACCGCAGCAACAACTCCGTCACGCTGGCTTGGGCTCTCAATTTCCATCCGGGCGGTTGCAACGCGTGCAAGCGAGCGAGTTCGTTGATCGCACCGGCGAGACTTTTCGCCCCATCAATTTTTGGCGGAAAGCCAAGCAAAGAAAGGATGCATTGAATGCCGAGCACACGGGCAGTGAGGTGCACAAAGGTCGCGCAAAATGGGTGCGGGGGCAGCAAGTCAGCCCGATGGCGCACTCCCTCCGGGATGAAAAGGAGGGTGTCCGCTGACGCGACGACCGTCTCACTACCGATTTGCCATCGCGCTCTCCCCTCGTGGACGAACACCAACACGCTATGCGGCAGGCTGCGGGGCGCAATATACCAACCTAAAAGGCATTCGCGCGTCCACGCCCCGACGAAATGGATTTCGGCGTTGTCCCACACCCATCCCCACTCCGCTAACGAACCAGGTTCAGGGTAAGGCAAAAAATGTGCCCGTGACCTGGTCAACATAACCGCTCACCACCTTGCCAACCCAATTTTGCCACCCGCCTGCCATACGGGCGGTGCGATAATGGCAAAAGATTGGTCGGTTTTACCCTGTCCCATCTAAGCAACTTCCGTCACTCTCTTTCTCGGTGCAACAAACCACGCTGCAAAAGGAGGGTGAAAAACGATGTATCTGCGGATTGACCGCTTACAAATTGAGTTGCCTGCACCGAAAGACGCTGACCCCAACGCGGCAGCCGCTGTGCAAGAGTTGCTGGGCGGGCGGTTCGGCGAAATGTCCACGCTGATGAACTACACCTACCAGTCCTTCAACTTCCGCGCCCACGACAAACTTAAGCCGTTCCGGGACTTGATCGCTAACATCGCGACCGAGGAGTTGGGGCACATTGAGTTGGTGGCGGCGACGGTCAACGCGTTGCTGACAGGCACGACGAAACCCGACGACCCCGATAAGGCGCCGCTATTGCCCGGCAAGGATGCCCGCAACACTTGGCACTTCATCGCCACACCCCAGACCGCCCTCGTCGGCGACTCTATGGGCGGGTTCTGGAACGGAGGTTATGTCTTCAACAGCGGCAACTTGGTTTTAGACCTGCTCCACAACTTCTTCCTTGAGTGCGGGGCACGCTTGCATAAAATTCGCGTCTACGAGATGACGACTAACCCTGTCGCCCGTGAAATGATTGGCTACCTACTCGTGCGCGGTAGCGTTCACGCCACCGCTTACGGCAAAGCCATTGAAGTCGTCACCGGCGTTGACATGACGAAACTTCTCCCCATCCCCAACATCCCCAACAGCAAGTTCCCAGAAGCCCGCAAGTATGAGGAGGCAGGTATCCATCGCACCCTCTATCGTTTCAGCCCTAACGACTACAAGGACATCGCCAAAATCTGGCGCGGTCCGGCGCCGACAGGCGACGGCGATTTGGTCGTCGTGGACGGTCCACCACAAGGTGGTCCTATCCCCGTCCTACCCGAAGTGCCCGAAGAGTTCGCCCCCGGCTTGACCGCAGAAGAAATCGCAGAACTGGCGAAAAAGTTGGCTGGATCGTAAAAAGCACAGCGCACAACGACAGGGCAAGGGAACGCCTCTAAGGGCGTTCCCTTTTCTTTTTAGCGGTATTGGACCGCTTTCTTTCTCTTCAGCGGCTCAGGAGAGCCGCCCTCCGAAAAACCTTCAACTTTCGGAGGGCGCATCTCCTGATGCGCCAATTTCTTTTCGGCGGCTCGGAGAGCCGCCCTCCGAACGCACCTTCAACACTCGGAGGGCGCGTCTCTTGACGCGCCGATTGCTCTCTTCGGCGGCTCAGGAGAGCCGCC
This portion of the bacterium HR17 genome encodes:
- the ydbD gene encoding putative manganese catalase, which gives rise to MYLRIDRLQIELPAPKDADPNAAAAVQELLGGRFGEMSTLMNYTYQSFNFRAHDKLKPFRDLIANIATEELGHIELVAATVNALLTGTTKPDDPDKAPLLPGKDARNTWHFIATPQTALVGDSMGGFWNGGYVFNSGNLVLDLLHNFFLECGARLHKIRVYEMTTNPVAREMIGYLLVRGSVHATAYGKAIEVVTGVDMTKLLPIPNIPNSKFPEARKYEEAGIHRTLYRFSPNDYKDIAKIWRGPAPTGDGDLVVVDGPPQGGPIPVLPEVPEEFAPGLTAEEIAELAKKLAGS
- the cdhR_2 gene encoding HTH-type transcriptional regulator CdhR, coding for MLTRSRAHFLPYPEPGSLAEWGWVWDNAEIHFVGAWTRECLLGWYIAPRSLPHSVLVFVHEGRARWQIGSETVVASADTLLFIPEGVRHRADLLPPHPFCATFVHLTARVLGIQCILSLLGFPPKIDGAKSLAGAINELARLHALQPPGWKLRAQASVTELLLRCTHEYPYLFQPDAAPRDAKVLKWLCPAFQLLASTDGKVTVSDLARVVMCSPTHLRRLFQKVVGMSPQQWLLERRLRKAAQLLQTTDKTVQQIADECGFESLSHFSRYFKAKFGITPSQYRDLLGHTVGG